From the genome of Bacteroides sp. MSB163, one region includes:
- a CDS encoding SusC/RagA family TonB-linked outer membrane protein has translation MKNKKNPKTFGSRWRYVWVLFALVFSVSVAAQKTVVKGNILDKDNLPIIGANILEKGTSNGTISDVDGNFTLSITNPKATLLITYIGYKNVEMPASASMKIVMTEDSEMLEDVVVIGYGSVKKSDATGSVTAIKPDDFNKGLRTTAQDALVGKVPGVNVVSSSGAPGTGATIRIRSGASLSASNDPLIVIDGVPVDNSTIEGGGNVIGGINPDDIETFTVLKDASATAIYGSRASNGVIVITTKKGADTNLRFNYSTNLSVSTVTETLDILSADEFRQFVPTVSGVPASVTLGTASTDWQDEIYRTAFGQEHNFSVSGKVKQNAPYRLSVGYTNQNGVIRTNNYERFTFNGGISPKFFDNHLTVDLNLKVSYENNKKVDESVVNNALRYDPTRPVKTGSATAATDPGLGYFIWMNGNSPMAIQTDNPVAQLDLQDIRNKVTRSIGNASFNYKVHHLEDLQLNMNLGYDVLTSKYSKEVPELAGMMYTSNMKDGTGLVYDSKQNKRNYLLDLYANYSHVFNEKHNFSAMGGYGWQHFWKKFDATTFSPEGKELFSPNHYESEYYLLSFYGRLNYSYDNRYMITATLRSDASSRFAKGNRWGLFPSVALGWKISQEAFLRDSDILSDLKLRLSYGQTGQQDILNDYPYMTTFTVSYPEACYQFGDKWYNTYRPNGYDSDIKWETTETYNIGLDYGFLNNRIYGSVDYYQRHTKDLLNTIPVISGTNYSSVITTNIGEMDNKGLEFSINAVPVHTKDWKWTVGMNYTWNDSKITKLNVVDSEANFVQTGAISGTGKTVQVFMVGERPYTFYLAKQAYDDNGKPIEGQYVQPDGSVSATETKYATNKSALPESYLGFNTQLSYKNWDFAISGHGAFGNYVYNYIAADQYVQSVYSDQGNFSNILNRTKATGFQNQQLYSDYFLEKGNFFRIDNISLGYTFKKLWDQSSSLRLTFGVQNVATFTGYSGIDPEIYSGIDKEIYPRPRVFSLSANLTF, from the coding sequence ATGAAAAACAAGAAGAATCCGAAAACTTTTGGAAGTAGATGGCGGTATGTTTGGGTACTGTTTGCTTTGGTTTTCAGTGTGAGCGTTGCCGCACAGAAAACGGTTGTGAAAGGCAATATCCTCGATAAGGACAATCTGCCTATTATTGGAGCTAATATTTTGGAGAAAGGAACGTCGAACGGAACGATCAGTGATGTGGACGGTAACTTCACTCTTTCGATCACAAATCCTAAAGCTACATTACTGATTACCTATATAGGGTATAAAAACGTGGAGATGCCTGCTTCTGCCAGCATGAAGATCGTGATGACGGAAGATAGCGAGATGCTTGAAGATGTAGTTGTCATCGGCTACGGCAGCGTAAAGAAGTCGGATGCAACAGGCTCGGTAACAGCCATTAAGCCGGATGATTTTAATAAAGGACTGCGTACAACCGCTCAGGATGCCCTGGTGGGTAAAGTACCGGGAGTAAACGTAGTATCCAGTTCCGGTGCTCCGGGTACAGGCGCCACGATTCGCATCCGAAGCGGTGCTTCGCTTTCCGCCTCCAACGATCCGTTGATTGTGATTGACGGCGTACCGGTTGATAACTCTACTATCGAAGGTGGCGGCAATGTGATTGGTGGTATTAACCCTGATGATATAGAAACCTTTACGGTGTTGAAAGATGCGTCGGCTACGGCTATCTACGGTTCGCGGGCTTCGAACGGTGTGATTGTAATCACTACGAAGAAAGGGGCTGATACCAATTTGCGCTTTAATTATTCAACGAACCTGTCGGTAAGTACAGTTACTGAAACGCTGGATATTCTTTCTGCCGATGAATTTCGCCAGTTTGTTCCCACTGTATCCGGAGTACCGGCTTCTGTGACCTTAGGCACAGCATCGACTGACTGGCAGGATGAAATCTATCGGACGGCATTCGGACAGGAACACAACTTTTCCGTATCGGGTAAAGTGAAGCAAAATGCTCCTTATCGTCTTTCAGTTGGATATACCAATCAGAACGGTGTCATACGTACCAATAACTACGAGAGATTTACATTCAACGGAGGTATTTCGCCCAAGTTTTTTGATAATCATCTCACAGTTGATCTGAACCTGAAAGTGTCCTATGAAAATAATAAGAAAGTCGATGAAAGCGTCGTAAATAACGCGCTTCGCTATGATCCTACACGTCCGGTTAAGACCGGAAGTGCCACAGCGGCTACTGATCCGGGGTTGGGATATTTTATCTGGATGAACGGTAATTCTCCGATGGCCATCCAGACGGATAATCCGGTGGCACAGCTTGACTTGCAGGATATCCGCAATAAAGTGACACGCTCTATCGGTAATGCATCTTTCAACTATAAGGTACATCATTTGGAAGATTTGCAGTTGAACATGAACCTGGGCTACGATGTCCTGACCAGTAAATACTCGAAGGAAGTGCCCGAGTTGGCGGGAATGATGTACACCTCTAACATGAAGGACGGTACAGGTCTTGTCTATGACTCCAAGCAGAACAAACGGAATTATCTGCTGGACTTATACGCTAACTATTCTCATGTTTTCAATGAGAAGCATAACTTCAGTGCCATGGGCGGATATGGCTGGCAGCATTTCTGGAAGAAGTTTGATGCTACTACCTTTTCTCCGGAGGGCAAGGAGCTCTTCTCTCCCAATCATTATGAATCGGAATATTATCTGCTTTCGTTTTACGGTCGTCTTAACTATTCGTATGATAACCGCTATATGATTACAGCTACGTTGCGTTCGGATGCTTCATCCCGTTTTGCAAAAGGCAATCGTTGGGGATTGTTTCCTTCCGTGGCATTGGGGTGGAAAATCAGCCAGGAAGCTTTCCTGAGAGATTCGGATATTCTGTCTGACCTGAAGTTGCGTTTGAGCTACGGACAGACCGGACAACAGGATATTCTGAACGACTATCCTTATATGACAACTTTCACAGTATCCTATCCTGAAGCTTGCTATCAGTTCGGAGATAAATGGTATAATACGTATCGTCCGAATGGTTATGACTCCGACATTAAATGGGAAACTACCGAGACTTATAACATCGGATTGGATTATGGTTTCCTCAATAACCGTATCTATGGTTCTGTGGACTATTACCAACGCCACACCAAGGATTTGCTGAATACGATTCCTGTGATTTCAGGAACCAACTATTCTTCTGTGATTACCACTAATATCGGTGAAATGGATAATAAAGGACTCGAATTTTCCATTAATGCAGTGCCGGTACATACAAAGGACTGGAAATGGACAGTAGGCATGAACTATACCTGGAACGATTCAAAGATCACAAAACTGAATGTAGTGGATTCGGAAGCCAACTTTGTACAGACCGGAGCCATTTCGGGTACCGGTAAAACAGTACAGGTATTCATGGTAGGCGAACGCCCTTATACTTTCTATCTGGCAAAACAAGCTTATGACGACAATGGCAAACCGATAGAAGGCCAATATGTACAGCCGGACGGTTCCGTATCGGCAACAGAAACAAAGTATGCCACCAACAAGAGTGCATTGCCGGAATCTTATCTGGGCTTCAATACCCAACTGAGCTATAAGAACTGGGATTTCGCTATCAGCGGGCACGGAGCTTTCGGCAATTATGTCTATAACTACATAGCTGCCGACCAGTATGTACAGTCTGTTTACAGCGACCAGGGAAACTTCTCGAATATCCTGAACAGAACCAAAGCTACAGGCTTCCAGAACCAGCAACTGTACTCGGACTACTTCCTGGAGAAAGGAAACTTCTTTCGGATTGACAATATCTCATTGGGTTACACTTTCAAGAAACTGTGGGATCAGTCAAGCTCTTTGCGGCTGACTTTCGGTGTTCAGAATGTGGCTACCTTTACCGGCTATTCGGGCATCGATCCGGAAATCTACAGCGGTATCGACAAGGAAATATATCCTCGTCCGCGAGTATTCTCATTAAGTGCTAATTTAACTTTCTAA